The following nucleotide sequence is from Flavimarina sp. Hel_I_48.
TGATCGCTACGCAGAAGGGTATGGCATTTCCTATCTGGGTATTGATTTTGCCCATGATAATGGGATCACGCTTATCATATCGCTTGATTGTGGTATCAAAGCCATTGAAAAGGTTCAATATGCAGCTGAAAAAGGGATTGATTTTATCATCTGTGACCACCACCGTCCCGGTGAAAATATCCCAAAAGCGGCTGCCGTTCTCGATCCCAAAAGAACGGACTGTGACTATCCCTATAAAGAACTTTGTGGTTGTGGGGTAGGCTTTAAGTTAGTACAGGCGCTTGCAGGCCGGCAAGGGCAAACCATTGAAGAACTTAGTATTTACCTCGATCTGGTAGCGGTGGCGATAGGCGCAGATATTGTGCCCATTACAGGGGAAAACAGGGTGCTTGCCTATTATGGGCTCCACGTGATCAATACTGCCCCCAGAATAGGGTTAGAAGCACTGATCAAACAAATTGATAAGAAGAAACTCAGTATTACGGATGTTGTTTTTATCATTGCCCCACGTATAAACGCGGCAGGACGTATAAAACATGGTCTGCACGCCGTAGAATTATTAAAGGAAAACGATCCTGAAATTGCGACAAATAAGGCCGCTGCTATTGAATCATTAAATACGGAACGCCGGGAACTGGATCGCGAGATCACAGAGCAGGCACTCAGCCAAATCCTTCATAATAAGGAAGAAGAGCGCAAAACAACCGTGGTTTTTCATGAAGACTGGCACAAAGGCGTTATAGGTATCGTTGCCTCCCGCCTCACTGAAACCTATTACCGTCCTACCCTTGTATTTACTAAAAGCGGTGAAAAGCTGGCCGCAAGCGCACGTTCTGTAAAAGGTTTTGATGTGTATGACGCCTTAGAACAGTGTGCTGAATATATTGAGCAGTTTGGTGGTCATAAATATGCTGCGGGGCTAACGCTTTTTGAAGATCAGTATGAAAACTTTAAACTGAAATTTGAAGAAGTGGTTCACGATAAGATTGATGAACGCTTGCTAATTCCTGAAATACGCATTGACGCGGCACTTGAACTGGAAGAAATCACACCTAAATTTTACAGAATCTTAAAACAATTTGAGCCTTTTGGCCCCGGTAATATGACCCCGGTATTTATGAGCACAGATTTAAAAGATACGGGCTATGGTAAATGTGTGGGCGGTGAGGGCAAGCATTTAAAATGTACCGTTACCCAGCACGGCCTTCCTGGGGAACACAGCGGTGTTTCCATAGGGGCAATAGGATTCAACCTTGGTGAAAAGTGTGCATTGATCACAGATCAGAAACCCTTTAGTGCTTGTTATTCTTTGGATATCAATGAATGGAAAGGTGATGTTTCCCTACAATTAAAATTAAGGGATATCCAATGAAAACAGGTAAAAATCGCATGTTTTCGGCTTGAAAAAGGGTAAAAAAAATCAGTTTTTGGGGCTTTTATTCCAATTTTAGCAGCGTATACACGGGCAGGTGATCTGATGGATATTTGAGATCTCTGGAGTCACTCAAAATCCCATATTTTAGGACTTTTATCCCATTTTTTGATACAAATATATGATCGATCCTTTTGGTTACGGGTTCATCAAAATGAAAACCGTTAAAGGTTCCTTCTGGACCAAAAGCGCCTGCTTCTGAAATTTCATGCGTGTCGATCAATTGTTTTTCAAACGTTGCGATCACTTCTTTATCAGGTTCAACATTGAGATCGCCCATCACCACAACCGGGTAATTTTCGGTATTTAAAGATTTGATTTTATCCAGTATAAGTTGGGCGCTATTCACACGCGCCTGCTGGCCTATGTGATCAAAATGCGTATTGAAAACCCATATTTTTTTGTTTCCCTCTTTTAAACGGAACAATCCATAGGTACAAACCCTGGGCAACGCGGCATCCCAACCTGTGGAAATTTTCTCAGGCGTTTCAGAAAGCCAGAACATACCGTTTTCCTCCAGTTTAAATTTCTCTTTCCTAAAGAAGAGCGCGGAGAATTCCCCTTTGTTTTTTCCTTCTCGACCTTCCCCTAAAGCAGTATAATCTGAAAACGCTTCCCTTAAAAAATCCATTTGCTCCGGGAGCGCTTCCTGAACCCCAAAAAAATCAGGATCATAAAATTTGATTTGTTCCGCTAAATATTCTTTGCGAAGCGGCCAGGCGTTTTCCCCATCAGCATCCGTATTCATTCTAATGTT
It contains:
- a CDS encoding endonuclease/exonuclease/phosphatase family protein, which gives rise to MKNLIVLTLFMLVLQMSQAQEVTTMTYNIRMNTDADGENAWPLRKEYLAEQIKFYDPDFFGVQEALPEQMDFLREAFSDYTALGEGREGKNKGEFSALFFRKEKFKLEENGMFWLSETPEKISTGWDAALPRVCTYGLFRLKEGNKKIWVFNTHFDHIGQQARVNSAQLILDKIKSLNTENYPVVVMGDLNVEPDKEVIATFEKQLIDTHEISEAGAFGPEGTFNGFHFDEPVTKRIDHIFVSKNGIKVLKYGILSDSRDLKYPSDHLPVYTLLKLE
- the recJ gene encoding single-stranded-DNA-specific exonuclease RecJ, coding for MRWSLKPIPEQNTTRTLSTALGVSETVAQLLVQRGIHTFEEAKKFFRPSLDDLHDPFLMKDMDLAVDRIEKAIENGENILVYGDYDVDGTTSVALMSSYLESRYPNVASYIPDRYAEGYGISYLGIDFAHDNGITLIISLDCGIKAIEKVQYAAEKGIDFIICDHHRPGENIPKAAAVLDPKRTDCDYPYKELCGCGVGFKLVQALAGRQGQTIEELSIYLDLVAVAIGADIVPITGENRVLAYYGLHVINTAPRIGLEALIKQIDKKKLSITDVVFIIAPRINAAGRIKHGLHAVELLKENDPEIATNKAAAIESLNTERRELDREITEQALSQILHNKEEERKTTVVFHEDWHKGVIGIVASRLTETYYRPTLVFTKSGEKLAASARSVKGFDVYDALEQCAEYIEQFGGHKYAAGLTLFEDQYENFKLKFEEVVHDKIDERLLIPEIRIDAALELEEITPKFYRILKQFEPFGPGNMTPVFMSTDLKDTGYGKCVGGEGKHLKCTVTQHGLPGEHSGVSIGAIGFNLGEKCALITDQKPFSACYSLDINEWKGDVSLQLKLRDIQ